A single Orcinus orca chromosome 2, mOrcOrc1.1, whole genome shotgun sequence DNA region contains:
- the DEGS2 gene encoding sphingolipid delta(4)-desaturase/C4-monooxygenase DES2 translates to MGNSAGRSDFEWVYTDQPHTQRRKEMLAKYPAIKALMRPDPHLKWLVLGLVLAQLLACWLVRGLAWRWLLFWAYAFGGCVNHALTLAIHDISHNTAFGTGHPAHNRWFAVFANLPLGVPYASSFKKYHVDHHRYLGGDGLDVDVPTRLEGWLFCTPARKLLWLALQPFFYSLRPLCVHPKAMTRMEVFNALAQLAANATIFTLWGPKPMVYLLASSLLGLGLHPISGHFVAEHYMFLKGHETYSYYGPLNWITFNVGYHMEHHDFPSIPGCNLPLVRKIAPEYYDHLPQHYSWVKVLWDFVSEDSLGPYARVKRVCKLAKDGL, encoded by the exons ATGGGCAACAGCGCGGGCCGCAGCGACTTCGAGTGGGTCTACACGGACCAGCCGCACACGCAGCGGCGCAAGGAGATGCTCG CCAAGTACCCGGCCATCAAGGCCCTGATGCGGCCGGACCCTCACCTCAAGTGGCTCGTGCTGGGGCTGGTGCTGGCGCAGCTGCTGGCCTGCTGGCTGGTGCGGGGCCTGGCGTGGCGCTGGCTGCTCTTCTGGGCCTACGCCTTCGGGGGCTGCGTGAACCACGCGCTGACGCTGGCCATCCACGACATCTCGCACAACACGGCCTTCGGCACTGGCCACCCCGCCCACAACCGCTGGTTCGCCGTCTTCGCCAACCTGCCCTTGGGTGTGCCCTACGCCTCCTCCTTCAAGAAGTACCACGTGGATCACCACCGCTACCTGGGCGGCGACGGGCTGGACGTAGACGTGCCCACGCGCCTCGAGGGCTGGCTTTTCTGCACGCCGGCCCGCAAGCTGCTCTGGCTGGCGCTGCAGCCCTTCTTCTACTCGCTGCGGCCGCTCTGCGTGCACCCCAAGGCCATGACCCGCATGGAGGTGTTCAACGCCCTGGCGCAGCTAGCGGCCAACGCCACCATCTTCACCCTCTGGGGGCCCAAGCCCATGGTCTACCTGCTGGCCAGCTCcctgctgggcctgggcctgcACCCCATCTCGGGCCACTTCGTGGCTGAGCACTACATGTTCCTCAAGGGCCACGAGACCTACTCCTACTACGGGCCCCTCAACTGGATCACCTTCAACGTGGGCTACCACATGGAGCACCACGACTTCCCCAGCATCCCGGGCTGCAACCTGCCCCTG GTGCGGAAGATCGCGCCCGAGTACTACGACCACCTGCCCCAGCACTACTCGTGGGTGAAGGTGCTCTGGGACTTTGTGTCCGAGGACTCCCTGGGGCCCTACGCCAGGGTGAAGCGGGTGTGCAAGCTGGCGAAGGACGGCCTGTGA